One stretch of Priestia megaterium DNA includes these proteins:
- a CDS encoding cysteine desulfurase family protein translates to MIYLDNSATTKPYNEVIQSFTKVATTYYGNPSSLHQFGVQAENLLSRSREQVAELLHVSSNEIIFTSGGTEGNNLAIKGVAMQYKSRGQHIITTNIEHDSVHEPLKQLEALGFNVTYVPVDSRGFVSPAAIESAITDETILVSVMHVNNEIGTIQPIEEIGQMLTNYSKVLFHVDHVQGIGKVPLSLADHKIDLCTLSGHKIHGLKGTGILYKRNGVQIHPLLSGGSQEMQHRSGTENVPGIVAFAKALRLTLEHAAQNQQKMRKIKAELMDKLSAHERITINTPNEHSAPHIINFTAQGIKGEVFVHALEEKGVFVSTTSACSSKRKKPSKTLLAIGKNYEEADQSIRLSLSGLNDYNEVTPIVNAIFTVIEDLKKVMR, encoded by the coding sequence TTGATTTATTTAGATAATAGCGCTACAACAAAACCCTATAATGAAGTCATACAATCTTTTACCAAAGTAGCTACAACTTATTATGGCAATCCATCCTCCCTCCATCAATTTGGCGTACAGGCGGAGAATTTGTTGAGCCGTTCACGTGAGCAAGTAGCAGAATTGCTGCACGTATCGTCAAATGAAATTATCTTTACATCAGGAGGAACGGAAGGGAATAATTTGGCTATTAAAGGCGTAGCGATGCAATATAAAAGCCGAGGTCAGCATATCATTACGACAAATATTGAACATGATTCTGTTCATGAACCACTTAAGCAATTAGAAGCCCTAGGGTTTAACGTTACGTATGTTCCGGTAGATTCCAGAGGATTTGTGTCACCTGCGGCTATTGAGTCAGCTATTACGGATGAAACCATTTTAGTATCTGTTATGCATGTAAATAATGAGATTGGCACCATTCAGCCAATTGAAGAAATTGGACAGATGCTGACGAACTATTCGAAGGTACTTTTTCATGTCGATCATGTGCAGGGGATTGGAAAAGTTCCGCTTTCTTTAGCGGATCATAAAATTGATTTATGCACATTATCAGGACACAAAATTCACGGCTTAAAAGGAACGGGAATTTTATATAAACGAAATGGAGTTCAGATTCATCCGTTGCTTAGCGGAGGCTCTCAGGAAATGCAGCATCGATCAGGCACGGAAAATGTTCCGGGAATAGTAGCATTTGCTAAAGCACTTCGTTTAACACTTGAACATGCAGCTCAAAATCAGCAAAAAATGCGGAAAATAAAAGCAGAACTGATGGACAAACTTTCTGCTCACGAAAGAATCACGATTAATACGCCGAATGAGCATTCGGCCCCCCATATCATAAATTTTACAGCACAAGGTATTAAAGGTGAGGTTTTTGTTCACGCTCTTGAAGAAAAAGGAGTGTTTGTATCCACTACATCTGCTTGCTCATCAAAGCGAAAAAAGCCAAGTAAAACGCTTTTAGCTATCGGTAAAAATTACGAAGAAGCCGATCAGTCCATTCGATTGAGCTTGTCAGGCTTAAATGATTATAATGAAGTAACGCCCATTGTAAATGCTATTTTCACAGTAATTGAAGATCTAAAGAAAGTAATGAGGTAA
- a CDS encoding class I SAM-dependent methyltransferase codes for MSQLASMEKLFGVIDQTAIILRKELNCVYLEAVAETGENLFQGTILQEELDEVTKKRLKKEYDSITLDHFEKETIRKAYQLAILKGMKEAVQPNHQMTPDAVGLFVSYLVGKFMAGKDKYTLLDPAVGAGNLLTTILNTHAASIEHVYGVDVDDLLLQLTYVNANLQKHGVQLFNQDSLQPLFIDPVDLVVCDLPVGYYPNDEGAKEYKVRAEEGHTYAHHLFIEQSLRHVKDGGYVVALIPNNLFESEQSHLLQPLLKEEAIVQGIVQLPLSMFKQEQAAKSIIILQKQGEGVTAPDQALLVNLPKFSNREAMSDIMAQMDQWFRVNKK; via the coding sequence ATGAGTCAGTTAGCTAGTATGGAAAAGCTATTTGGTGTAATTGATCAAACAGCTATTATTTTAAGAAAAGAACTAAACTGCGTATATTTAGAAGCAGTAGCTGAAACGGGAGAAAATTTGTTTCAAGGAACTATTTTACAAGAAGAGCTAGATGAGGTAACTAAAAAACGTTTAAAAAAAGAGTACGATTCAATTACGCTTGATCATTTTGAAAAAGAAACTATTCGAAAAGCGTATCAGCTAGCTATTTTAAAAGGCATGAAAGAAGCAGTTCAGCCTAACCATCAAATGACGCCTGATGCTGTAGGACTATTTGTCAGCTACCTAGTTGGAAAGTTCATGGCAGGAAAAGATAAATATACGCTTTTAGATCCAGCAGTAGGAGCAGGGAACTTATTAACAACAATTTTAAATACACACGCTGCGTCAATTGAACACGTATACGGTGTAGATGTGGATGATTTATTACTTCAATTGACATATGTAAATGCAAATTTACAGAAGCACGGCGTTCAATTATTCAATCAAGACAGCTTACAGCCGCTTTTTATTGATCCTGTTGATTTAGTTGTCTGTGACCTGCCGGTTGGTTATTATCCAAACGATGAAGGGGCAAAAGAGTATAAAGTAAGAGCTGAAGAAGGTCATACCTATGCTCATCACTTATTTATTGAACAAAGCTTGCGTCATGTAAAAGACGGAGGATACGTAGTTGCCCTTATTCCAAATAACTTGTTCGAATCTGAACAGTCTCATTTATTACAGCCGCTGCTAAAAGAGGAAGCAATCGTTCAAGGAATCGTTCAGCTGCCGCTTTCAATGTTCAAACAAGAGCAGGCTGCTAAGAGTATTATCATTCTTCAAAAGCAGGGAGAAGGGGTAACAGCGCCTGATCAAGCGCTACTTGTGAATTTGCCGAAGTTCAGTAATCGAGAAGCAATGAGTGATATTATGGCTCAAATGGACCAATGGTTCCGCGTTAATAAAAAGTAA
- the tpx gene encoding thiol peroxidase — MTKVKFKGNDVTLLGNQVKVGDKAPNFTVLANDLSEVTLDSTKGSVRLISVVPSIDTGVCDAQTRRFNEEAAKLDNVKVLTVSVDLPFAQKRWCGANGIDNVQTLSDHRDLSFGEAYGVAIQELRLLARSIFVVDSNDNVTYVEYLPEVTEHPNYEAAIEAAKTAK, encoded by the coding sequence GTGACTAAGGTTAAATTTAAAGGTAACGATGTAACATTATTAGGAAATCAAGTGAAGGTTGGAGACAAGGCTCCAAACTTTACCGTTTTAGCAAATGATTTATCAGAGGTAACGCTTGACAGCACAAAGGGTTCTGTTCGCCTAATCAGTGTAGTTCCTTCTATTGATACTGGAGTTTGTGATGCGCAAACTCGCCGCTTCAACGAAGAGGCAGCTAAATTAGATAACGTAAAAGTATTAACAGTAAGCGTAGATTTACCGTTTGCTCAAAAGCGCTGGTGTGGTGCTAATGGCATTGATAATGTTCAAACTTTATCTGACCACCGCGACTTATCTTTCGGAGAAGCATATGGTGTAGCTATTCAAGAATTACGCTTATTAGCTCGTTCAATCTTTGTAGTAGACTCAAATGACAACGTAACGTATGTTGAGTACTTACCAGAAGTAACTGAGCATCCGAACTACGAAGCAGCAATCGAAGCAGCTAAAACAGCTAAGTAA
- the thiI gene encoding tRNA uracil 4-sulfurtransferase ThiI has translation MIYNHILIRYGEISTKGQNRKKFVAQLRKNIVTALSAFQNIHVKYTRDRMYIHLNGENHEPIIERLQQIFGIQSFSLALKVENELEAIQEAALEAMKEFDIEGKTFKVSTRRAYKQFPLDTNELNYAVGSHILRNTEHLQVNVKEPSVNVRVEVRSEATYITCFDYRGAGGLPVGTSGKAMLMLSGGIDSPVAGYLAMKRGLEIEAVHFYSPPFTSERSKQKVIDLTQKLTAYHEKVKLHIVPFTAVQQAIQKQIPENYTMTSTRRMMLRITDLIREKNESLAIVTGDSLGQVASQTVESMYAINEVTNTPILRPLVTMDKTEIVEIARKIDTHEISNRPYEDCCTIFTPSSPKTKPKREKINRYEQFYDFETLIQEAVNNVETLEMTASSATNTADSVEDLF, from the coding sequence ATGATATATAACCATATTTTAATTCGGTACGGAGAAATCTCAACCAAAGGACAAAATAGAAAAAAATTTGTTGCCCAGCTAAGAAAAAATATTGTAACGGCTCTTAGTGCATTCCAAAATATTCACGTGAAATACACAAGAGACCGCATGTATATTCACTTAAACGGTGAAAATCACGAGCCTATCATCGAACGCCTTCAGCAAATCTTTGGTATTCAAAGCTTTAGTTTAGCATTAAAAGTTGAAAATGAGCTTGAAGCGATTCAAGAAGCAGCGTTAGAAGCAATGAAAGAATTTGATATAGAAGGAAAAACATTCAAAGTATCTACTAGGAGAGCGTACAAACAATTTCCTCTTGATACAAACGAATTAAATTATGCAGTAGGAAGTCATATTCTACGAAATACAGAGCATCTACAGGTAAACGTAAAAGAACCAAGCGTAAATGTACGAGTAGAAGTGAGAAGTGAAGCAACGTATATTACATGTTTTGATTATCGCGGAGCAGGAGGTCTTCCAGTTGGTACGAGTGGAAAAGCGATGCTGATGCTTTCTGGAGGAATCGACAGCCCGGTTGCAGGATACTTAGCCATGAAGCGCGGATTAGAAATAGAAGCGGTTCATTTTTACAGTCCGCCTTTTACAAGTGAACGTTCTAAGCAAAAAGTCATCGATTTAACGCAAAAATTAACCGCTTATCACGAAAAAGTAAAGTTACACATTGTACCGTTTACAGCTGTACAGCAAGCGATTCAAAAACAAATTCCAGAGAATTATACCATGACCTCTACACGCCGTATGATGCTTCGAATTACGGACCTTATTCGTGAAAAAAATGAATCGTTAGCTATCGTAACTGGCGACAGCTTAGGGCAAGTAGCTAGTCAAACGGTTGAGAGCATGTATGCGATTAATGAAGTGACTAATACGCCAATTTTGCGTCCGCTTGTGACAATGGATAAAACGGAGATTGTTGAAATTGCCCGTAAAATTGATACACATGAAATTTCGAATCGACCGTATGAAGACTGCTGTACAATTTTTACGCCAAGCTCACCAAAAACTAAGCCAAAGCGTGAAAAAATAAATCGATACGAACAATTTTATGATTTTGAAACATTAATTCAAGAAGCGGTAAATAATGTAGAAACGCTTGAGATGACAGCTTCTTCGGCTACAAATACCGCAGACAGCGTAGAAGATTTGTTTTAA
- a CDS encoding alpha/beta-type small acid-soluble spore protein, which produces MANTNKLVAPGSAAAIDQMKYEIASEFGVNLGPEATARANGSVGGEITKRLVQMAEQQLGGK; this is translated from the coding sequence ATGGCAAACACAAACAAATTAGTAGCTCCTGGTTCAGCAGCTGCTATCGACCAAATGAAATACGAAATCGCTTCTGAATTCGGTGTAAATCTTGGACCAGAAGCAACAGCTCGCGCTAACGGATCTGTTGGTGGAGAAATCACTAAACGCTTAGTTCAAATGGCTGAGCAACAACTTGGTGGTAAATAA
- a CDS encoding amidohydrolase: MGTLFYGGKIYTMLKEDEHVESVYVEKGFIEDIGAEEDLRIKWGAEIDKEVHLKGYPMYPGFVDSHLHLIGHGEKLLRLDLSQATSREDVLMRVRQKVESTPKGEWVIGEGWDENQWEDSSLIQYQDLDQLSTEHPIMLKRVCRHGLVVNGTALKIAGITAETRDPEGGIIQRDEVGNPTGFLADQAQELVTAHIPQVSEAYIRQALSVAIKDCVEHGLTGGHTEDLNYYGGFLRAYQAFQDVIHKEKQLFRAHLLVHHEAVDDMYTYVKEKKDTSAFIEIGPMKIFADGSLGSQSALLSFPYKSDPSTRGVAIQSLDELKQLVRKARELNMTVAIHAIGDLAFQYVVESIEQYPPQTGQRDRIIHAQILRKDLVDRVKKLPVVLDIQPRFLASDFPWVIEKIGEEHLDYCYAWKTLLDEGVMCAGGSDAPIEPINPMLTIHAAVSRKTSPNSSVVYIPSERLTVFEAVQLFTLGSAQAIHQEDRKGYIQKDYVADFTVLERDLFEISVDDIPEVQVQMTAIGGEIVYQK; this comes from the coding sequence ATGGGGACTTTATTTTACGGCGGCAAAATATATACGATGCTAAAAGAAGATGAGCATGTAGAAAGCGTATATGTTGAAAAAGGATTCATTGAAGATATAGGCGCAGAAGAAGATCTAAGAATCAAATGGGGTGCCGAGATTGACAAAGAAGTACACCTCAAAGGATATCCAATGTATCCGGGCTTTGTAGATAGCCATCTTCACTTAATTGGTCACGGTGAAAAGCTCCTTAGGCTTGATTTGTCTCAAGCTACTTCTAGGGAAGACGTGCTGATGCGCGTTCGGCAAAAAGTAGAGAGTACACCAAAAGGAGAATGGGTAATTGGAGAAGGGTGGGATGAAAATCAGTGGGAAGATTCCTCTTTGATTCAGTATCAAGATCTTGATCAGCTTTCAACTGAACATCCTATTATGTTGAAGCGAGTCTGTCGTCACGGATTAGTAGTAAACGGGACTGCTCTTAAAATAGCCGGGATTACAGCTGAAACACGCGATCCGGAAGGAGGTATTATCCAGAGGGATGAAGTGGGAAATCCTACCGGTTTTTTGGCTGATCAAGCGCAAGAATTAGTAACGGCTCATATTCCTCAAGTATCAGAAGCATACATTCGACAAGCTCTTTCAGTAGCTATTAAAGATTGTGTTGAACACGGATTAACGGGTGGACATACGGAAGATTTAAATTATTATGGAGGCTTTTTGCGTGCATATCAAGCATTTCAAGACGTTATTCATAAAGAAAAGCAGCTGTTTCGTGCTCATTTACTTGTTCATCATGAAGCTGTAGATGATATGTATACATACGTTAAAGAAAAGAAAGACACATCCGCTTTTATTGAAATAGGACCAATGAAGATTTTTGCTGATGGTTCGCTTGGCAGTCAATCTGCCCTTTTAAGCTTTCCATACAAAAGCGATCCTTCTACAAGAGGCGTAGCTATTCAATCACTAGATGAATTAAAACAGCTAGTGAGAAAAGCGAGAGAATTGAATATGACCGTTGCAATTCACGCGATTGGTGATTTAGCGTTTCAATATGTAGTAGAAAGCATTGAACAATATCCTCCTCAAACAGGGCAAAGAGATCGTATTATTCATGCGCAAATTCTACGAAAAGATTTAGTTGATCGTGTAAAAAAGCTCCCGGTTGTGCTGGATATTCAGCCTCGGTTTTTAGCCAGCGATTTTCCATGGGTTATTGAAAAAATTGGAGAAGAGCATTTGGACTATTGCTATGCGTGGAAAACGTTATTGGACGAGGGCGTTATGTGTGCAGGAGGATCAGATGCTCCTATTGAACCTATCAATCCCATGTTAACGATTCATGCAGCAGTTTCTAGAAAAACTTCTCCGAACAGCTCGGTCGTTTACATACCTTCTGAGCGACTCACTGTATTTGAAGCTGTTCAGCTGTTTACATTAGGAAGCGCGCAGGCCATTCATCAAGAGGACAGAAAAGGATATATTCAAAAGGACTATGTAGCTGATTTTACCGTATTAGAACGAGATTTGTTTGAAATCTCTGTAGATGATATTCCAGAGGTACAGGTGCAGATGACTGCTATTGGTGGAGAAATTGTATATCAAAAATAA
- a CDS encoding RDD family protein: protein MENQSHSTESNDNIKHEPAVSTPISSEFHYAGFWMRFWAYLLDLAVVASLNSLLIKPIFYLAGISQGDGFFSPYTIVTVIIFYGYFVLMTKYFGQTLGKMVFGLKVVSLKDSTLTWPVVLFREGVGRYISKTVFLLGYLLVAFLPKKQGAHDYYADTTVIHEGTISR, encoded by the coding sequence ATGGAAAATCAGTCTCATTCAACCGAATCAAACGACAATATAAAACATGAGCCAGCGGTAAGTACTCCAATAAGTAGCGAATTCCATTATGCAGGCTTTTGGATGCGCTTTTGGGCATATCTTTTGGATCTAGCTGTGGTAGCTAGCTTGAACTCCCTGCTGATCAAGCCCATTTTCTATTTAGCAGGTATTTCTCAAGGAGATGGATTTTTTTCTCCCTATACGATTGTAACGGTTATTATCTTTTATGGTTATTTTGTTTTAATGACCAAATATTTTGGACAAACGCTTGGAAAGATGGTGTTTGGGCTTAAAGTAGTATCGCTGAAAGACTCCACTTTAACTTGGCCTGTTGTGCTGTTTCGTGAAGGAGTTGGACGTTATATTTCTAAAACAGTTTTTTTACTTGGCTATTTATTAGTTGCGTTTTTACCTAAGAAGCAAGGAGCCCATGATTACTACGCAGATACAACTGTCATACATGAAGGTACAATAAGCAGATAA
- the sppA gene encoding signal peptide peptidase SppA yields the protein MNKKRWIALLIAACLFIFSAIVNIGFSVKEEKDDGLAGIFGGDDSELSETVIEKGNAAKKIAVLEVNGTIQDTGSGSSPLMSQNGYNHQAFLKQLEAAKNDKAVKGVIIKVNSPGGGVVESAEIHKKIEELKKDTKKPVYISMGSMAASGGYYISTAANKIYAIPDTLTGSLGVIMQSVNYGKLADKLGVESVVIKSGAHKDIMSPTREMTGEEKEIMQTLVDNSYDGFVNVISEGRHLSKEKVRSIADGRVYDGRQAKELKLVDELGYFEDAVTGMEKDYKLKGAQVIQYNQGFGLPSWLSMSMQKVIGGDEQVTAMLKTFAQPSSPRLMYLYAE from the coding sequence ATGAACAAAAAAAGGTGGATTGCTCTTTTAATTGCGGCCTGCTTATTCATTTTTTCTGCGATTGTTAATATTGGTTTTTCAGTCAAAGAAGAAAAAGATGACGGTCTGGCAGGCATATTTGGAGGAGACGACAGTGAACTATCAGAAACAGTTATCGAAAAAGGGAATGCAGCTAAGAAAATTGCAGTGCTAGAGGTCAATGGAACGATTCAAGATACAGGAAGCGGTTCCTCTCCGCTTATGTCCCAAAATGGTTATAACCACCAAGCATTTTTAAAGCAGCTAGAGGCTGCAAAAAATGATAAGGCAGTTAAAGGAGTCATTATTAAGGTGAATTCACCGGGCGGCGGCGTCGTTGAAAGTGCTGAAATACATAAAAAAATTGAAGAGCTGAAGAAAGACACGAAAAAGCCAGTGTATATTTCAATGGGATCAATGGCTGCTTCAGGAGGCTATTACATTTCAACAGCTGCTAATAAAATCTATGCAATCCCGGACACTTTAACAGGTTCACTAGGTGTAATTATGCAAAGCGTTAACTACGGCAAGCTGGCTGATAAACTAGGAGTAGAATCTGTTGTTATTAAAAGCGGGGCTCATAAAGATATTATGTCTCCAACAAGAGAAATGACCGGAGAAGAAAAAGAAATTATGCAAACACTTGTAGACAACTCGTACGATGGTTTCGTCAATGTTATCTCTGAGGGACGTCACTTGTCTAAAGAAAAAGTGCGTTCCATTGCAGATGGACGAGTGTACGATGGACGTCAGGCTAAAGAGCTGAAGCTAGTCGATGAACTAGGTTATTTTGAAGATGCGGTAACAGGAATGGAGAAAGATTATAAGTTAAAAGGTGCACAAGTAATTCAATACAATCAAGGATTCGGACTGCCTTCTTGGCTTTCAATGAGCATGCAAAAAGTAATAGGTGGAGATGAACAAGTCACTGCAATGTTAAAAACATTTGCGCAGCCAAGCTCTCCGCGCCTGATGTATTTATATGCAGAATAG
- a CDS encoding DUF2953 domain-containing protein: protein MLWLLWILLALLIVIVLIVWTKITLFVDLHHVRDNDYYRVRLRAWFGLIRYTYEIPVVKVKKDSPRLLVEKKKGMGDQGKEDENSWSDYSVEDGLSMLENAKQFLEQVVGFHKIFRRFLQKVTVSDIRWHSRFGLGDAALTGVLTGAVWSAKGGIVGIISRYMKLKDMPVMSVTPVFQHLWSETVFECIISFRVGQAILVGLRTLRYWRHTSKKRRKRWKSSNKNKTHSVKT from the coding sequence GTGCTATGGCTTTTATGGATATTGCTAGCACTTTTAATTGTTATTGTACTTATTGTATGGACAAAAATCACGCTATTTGTAGATCTTCACCATGTCCGAGATAACGATTATTACAGAGTGAGACTCAGGGCTTGGTTTGGTCTTATTCGCTATACATATGAAATTCCGGTAGTGAAAGTGAAAAAAGATTCTCCTCGTTTGCTTGTTGAAAAGAAGAAAGGAATGGGTGATCAAGGAAAAGAAGACGAGAATTCATGGAGTGATTATTCTGTAGAAGACGGGCTAAGTATGTTAGAAAATGCGAAGCAATTCCTTGAACAGGTAGTCGGTTTTCATAAAATTTTTCGTCGTTTCTTACAGAAAGTGACGGTAAGTGATATTAGATGGCACAGCCGTTTCGGCTTAGGTGATGCTGCGTTAACAGGCGTACTTACCGGGGCTGTATGGTCTGCAAAGGGGGGCATAGTTGGTATAATCAGCCGTTATATGAAACTAAAAGATATGCCTGTAATGAGCGTTACTCCTGTATTTCAACATCTTTGGTCAGAAACGGTATTTGAGTGCATAATTTCTTTTCGAGTTGGTCAAGCTATTCTAGTAGGTTTACGGACCTTGAGATACTGGCGGCATACGTCCAAAAAGCGTCGCAAAAGATGGAAGTCGTCAAATAAGAACAAGACACACTCTGTGAAAACATAA
- a CDS encoding NAD kinase yields MPNRRNVYFFHPKNQETKALVSPLIELAKQYDFQVVDHFDSANIIVSIGGDGAFLQAVRQSGFRDDCLYAGVTTSDQLSFYCDFHIDETDKMIEAITTENIEVRRFPVLQTQIDQGTSFYCLNECSIRSGVIKTLSLDVFINENHFETFRGDGMIISTPTGSTAYNKSVSGAVVDPLIPCMQVSELASLNNNNYRTLGSSFILSAEHTLTLKLSNDNNHNPIIGIDNEALNARQVDQVQIRLSDRQIKTVKLKDNSFWQRVKRTFL; encoded by the coding sequence ATGCCAAATCGTCGCAACGTTTATTTCTTTCATCCAAAAAACCAGGAAACAAAGGCGCTCGTAAGTCCACTTATTGAACTTGCAAAACAATATGACTTTCAAGTAGTAGACCATTTCGACAGCGCTAACATCATTGTAAGTATTGGCGGTGACGGAGCTTTCTTGCAGGCTGTCCGTCAATCTGGCTTTCGAGATGACTGCTTATATGCTGGTGTCACAACTTCAGATCAACTAAGCTTTTACTGCGATTTTCATATTGATGAAACGGATAAAATGATTGAAGCTATTACGACAGAAAATATAGAAGTACGTCGATTTCCCGTTTTACAAACTCAAATTGATCAAGGAACTTCTTTTTATTGCTTAAATGAATGTTCTATTCGATCAGGTGTTATAAAAACACTCAGTCTAGATGTTTTTATTAATGAAAATCACTTTGAAACATTCCGTGGGGATGGGATGATTATTTCAACACCAACAGGCAGTACGGCTTATAATAAATCGGTAAGTGGAGCCGTAGTTGATCCGTTAATTCCTTGTATGCAAGTCAGCGAATTGGCATCGTTAAATAATAATAACTATCGTACATTAGGATCTTCATTCATCCTAAGCGCTGAGCATACGCTCACTTTAAAACTATCCAATGACAACAACCACAATCCAATTATTGGAATAGATAACGAAGCATTAAATGCACGTCAAGTTGATCAAGTTCAAATTCGTTTAAGCGACCGTCAAATTAAAACGGTTAAGCTAAAAGATAACTCTTTCTGGCAACGAGTTAAGCGTACATTTCTATAA
- the ytfJ gene encoding GerW family sporulation protein: MAEHPIKSLMSTAMENLKEMIDVNTIIGDPVETPDGSVILTVSKVGFGFAAGGSEFGVEGHAPSSPGQHQQESGHPFGGGSGGGVSITPIAFLIVSGSGIKMLHLNESTHLYEKILDTAPQAIERVQQMFKRNNHQQDHHNQQNQHHDSANDFNL; this comes from the coding sequence ATGGCAGAACATCCAATTAAAAGTTTAATGTCGACAGCTATGGAAAATTTAAAGGAAATGATTGATGTTAATACAATCATTGGTGATCCTGTAGAAACACCTGATGGCAGTGTTATTTTAACTGTCTCAAAAGTAGGTTTTGGTTTTGCAGCGGGCGGAAGCGAGTTTGGAGTAGAAGGGCATGCACCATCTTCTCCGGGACAGCATCAGCAAGAATCAGGTCATCCATTTGGCGGAGGTAGCGGTGGCGGTGTATCAATTACGCCAATTGCCTTTTTAATTGTGAGTGGAAGCGGAATTAAAATGCTTCACCTTAACGAAAGTACACATTTATATGAAAAGATTTTAGATACAGCCCCTCAAGCAATTGAACGCGTGCAGCAAATGTTTAAACGAAACAATCATCAGCAGGATCATCATAATCAACAAAATCAGCATCATGATAGTGCAAACGATTTTAATTTGTAG